The genomic DNA CGGTGCTGATGTGGACGCTGTTCAACGGCGGCGTCACTTCGCTGGAGATGGGTTTCGCCATCGCGCTGGTGGTCGCGGCCATCATCGGACTGGTCAATGGCTGGTTCGTCACCAAGCTCAAGATCCCGTCCTTCCTGGTCACGCTCGGCATGCTCCTGGTGGTGCGCGGCACCGCGCTGTTCGTAACCGACGGCTTTCCGCAGCGCACCTGGAGCGCCGAAGGAAGCTGGCTGGCGGACATGCTGGTCGGCGATTTCTACATCGGGCCGTTCCGCATCTATGCATCGCTGTTCTGGTTCATCGGCGCGGCGATCGTGCTGGGCTATGTGCTGACGCAAAGCCGCACCGGCAACTGGATCCAGGCGGCCGGCGGCAATCCCAATGCGGCGCGTGCGCGCGGCGTCAATGTCAGCCGCGTCAAGGTCGGCCTGTTCATCCTCTCGGCGGTGATGGCATCGCTGGCCGGCGTCATCTCGTCGCTGCGCACCTCGGCCGCCAACCCGAACAGCGGTACCGGCTACGAGCTCGAGGTGATCGCCATGGTGGTGATCGGCGGCACGGCGCTGACCGGCGGACGCGGCACCATCATCGGCACGGTGCTCGGCATCCTGATCCTGCGCGTCATGCGCAACGGCATCGTGCTGATCGGCGTGCCGGGGCTCGCCTACAACATCTTCATCGGCGCGATCATCCTTGGCATGATGGCGCTGCATTCATGGCTCGAACGCCGGCACCAGGCAGGGACTTGACCTATGGCCGAACCGCTCATCCGCATGACGAACATCCGCAAGTCCTACGGGCGCGTGCAAGCGCTGGTGGATGCCAACTTCCATGTCAACGAACGGGAGATCGTCGGCCTGCTCGGCGATAACGGCGCCGGCAAGTCGACCCTGATCAAGGTGCTGTCGGGCGCGGTGCCGCTGACCAGCGGCGATATCTTCGTTCGCGGCAA from Mesorhizobium sp. M1E.F.Ca.ET.045.02.1.1 includes the following:
- a CDS encoding ABC transporter permease, with the protein product MENRSFIQSFIARPEFGPLVLLIVELVVFWGINPDFLSPQNISNILAFTVELGLIALAMTLLMTSGEFDLSVGSLFGFSPVLMWTLFNGGVTSLEMGFAIALVVAAIIGLVNGWFVTKLKIPSFLVTLGMLLVVRGTALFVTDGFPQRTWSAEGSWLADMLVGDFYIGPFRIYASLFWFIGAAIVLGYVLTQSRTGNWIQAAGGNPNAARARGVNVSRVKVGLFILSAVMASLAGVISSLRTSAANPNSGTGYELEVIAMVVIGGTALTGGRGTIIGTVLGILILRVMRNGIVLIGVPGLAYNIFIGAIILGMMALHSWLERRHQAGT